The Rhododendron vialii isolate Sample 1 chromosome 5a, ASM3025357v1 genome contains a region encoding:
- the LOC131325338 gene encoding uncharacterized protein LOC131325338, with protein MGGGNDILKPRRTVFVTVGSTCFDALVQAVDTSEVKEELFRKGYTDLLVQIGCGSYVPIKSTGECESLQVDCFTYSSSIADNLRSASLVISHAGSGSIFETLRLGKPLIVLVNEDLMDNHQSELAEELAQRKHLLCTRPQDLYQTIGGMNLESLVPYPPADATPVAKLMSRFLGFPDD; from the exons ATGGGAGGAGGAAATGATATTTTGAAGCCAAGGAGGACAGTTTTTGTGACTGTGGGGTCAACTTGTTTTGATGCTCTTGTTCAAGCAGTCGACACAAGTGAAGTTAAGGAAGAGTTGTTTCGGAAAGGTTACACCGACCTACTCGTTCAAATTGGTTGCGGGTCCTATGTTCCCATTAAG TCTACAGGAGAATGCGAGTCCCTGCAAGTTGACTGCTTCACTTACTCATCCAGCATTGCAGACAACTTGAGATCTGCTTCTCTAGTGATTAGTCATGCAG GGTCTGGAAGCATATTTGAGACGTTGCGCTTGGGCAAACCTTTGATTGTTCTGGTGAACGAGGACTTGATGGACAATCATCAAAGCGAGTTAGCAGAGGAACTAGCTCAGAGGAAGCATTTACTGTGCACTCGGCCTCAAGATCTCTACCAAACTATTGGGGGCATGAATCTGGAGTCTCTTGTCCCTTATCCACCTGCTGATGCAACCCCAGTTGCTAAGCTTATGAGCAGATTTCTTGGCTTCCCGGATGATTGA